GCCAAGCCCACCAGGTCTGCGGGAACCCGGCGAGCAGGACGACGGCAGGACCGGTCGGCGGACCGCCGTCCACGGCATGGAGCCGGATGCCGTCCGCGTCGACCCAGCGGTGGGTGAATCCCGCGAGGTCGTGCAGCGGCAACCCGGAGATCGAGTTCTGGCCGCGTGAGCGGTTCGCGGCGGTTTCAGCGTCAGTCATGTCTCAAGGCTAATGCATCTTGAACTGGCTGGTTCAAGATACGATGGCAGCGGCACGGCGGCCGGGTTCGAGAACGAGGTGCATGCGTGATGGCCGGGAAGAAGCAGTTCGACGTGGACCTCGTGCTCGACGCGGCGATGGTCCAGTTCTGGCGAGCCGGGTACGCCGCGACCTCCCTCGACGACCTCTCCAGGGCGACCGGGTTGAACCGCAGTTCCATCTACTCCTCGCTCGGCGACAAGGACTCGCTCTACCTGCGCTGCCTGGACCGCTACGCCACGCGCTACGGGGACAGGTACGACCAGGCCCTGTCGAGCGCGCCCGACGAGCCGCTGCGGGCGATCCGGGATTTCTTCGGAGTGACGCTGGAGCGCATCGCCGACCCCGACCTGCCGGACGGATGCCTGGTCGCCCAGACCGCGATGGCGATACCCGTGCTGAGCCCCGACATCGCCGCGCGCGCGATCGAAGCCCTGAGCTTCCAGCGTGCGCGGCTGCGGGCCGCCTTGGCCGCCGCGAAGTTGGCCGACGCCGACGACTTCGCCGTGCACATCGCGGCGGTCAACCAGTCGGTGGCCGTGATGAGCAGGGCCGGGACGAGCCCGGAGCAGCTCCGCGCGGTGATCGAAATCAGCATGAGCGCGCTCTCGCAGGCGTTGCGCGCCCGGAGCTAGGTCCTGAGTTCGTCGGCGGTCCGGCGGGTGCGGATGTCGCCCCTTCTGCCGACCGGCGAACGCGGTCGCGTCGTCTTGCGACCGCGCGCACCGGCGCTGCGGTCGCGGATCGCATCGGCCTGCGCGGAGAACGCTGCCGATGGGCAAGGCGCAAGGAACGCCCTGCAGGTCGTGCGCGCCGCGCTTATCGCTCGGCGGGGGCCTGGATGATCCAGGGCATGTTGTCCGGTTCCCGGCGGCCGGGGAGGTGGGCGTTGAGCAGCGGGGGGAGCCAGGTCGTGGCCGGGACGCCGAGCTCGTAGGACAGCAGGTCCAGCAGCATGGCCTGGTCCTCGTCGGGGCGGATGCGGACCTGCACCGGGCCGGAGCCCAGGTAGTGCACCTCGTCCCGGGCGTGCGGCGACTGGAGCCGCGCCCGCGCGTCGCGCACCACGTCCGGCAACCGGTCGCGCAGCGCCTCGATCGCCTCGAACACGACCGCGGTGGGTGTGCCGTCGTCGCCGCAGTAGGTGTCCAGGCGCGCCTGCAACGAGTCCGATACGAACACCGTCCAGGCCGAGTCCTCTTCGCGCGCTGCCATACCTGATGTCTACCAAATCGCCGTGACGCCCTGGGCCTGGCCTGCGGATACGGGTCAGCCGGCAGGCGTTACCACCGTCCCGGCACCGGGGTCGGCGTTCAGCTGGGAAGTGGCTCTTGGTCCGCGGCGCCCCGATCATGGCCGGCGTCGCAGGTGAAAGGCCGGGAAGTCGTCCTGGCGAGATGCGAGAAGCCCCGGCGTGGTTCCGGGGTCCGCAGGCGTGGCGAAAGTCGGTGGACGTCCTCGTAGCGCGCGATCTCGCATTCCCCGTTCGGTCTGCGCAGCAGGTTCCGCGCGGTCGACGCAGTGCGAGAACGTCGTCGATTCCAGGCTTGAAATCGGTTTTGCCGGACCATTTCGAATACTTTATGGACTGCCGGGCACGTGATGATCCGGCCGCCGTGATCAGGCTGCGGGAATCGCCCGGTTTCGCGGCGCGCGAACTATGAGGGAAACCCCTCCGGCCGTTCGCATCATCGCCCTTTGATGGGGCGTTCCCGCCTAATCTTGTTCGTGTAAGGGCGTTGGTCGCCTTCCTGATTCACAAAGGTGGTTCGAATGTTGATTCGTAAGACTATGGCCGCGCTCGCGCTGTGCGCCGCAGGGGTCGCGACGGCCGGTGTGGGTGCCGCTTCGGCTGAGGCTCCCAGCTCGGCGGACGTCCAGCCGGCGGAGGTCGTCGGTTCGTACCCGACGAAGAAGGAGTGCAACAAGGTCGGTCAAAGCTACGTGGACTCCGGAAAAGCGAGCGGGTGGAGCTGCACTTCGTGGAACGGCGGACGGTACGAACTGCGGATTTTCTGATACATCGGTCGCCGGCGTGACCGGTGGGTGACCCGCGAGCCCGAACGGGTCGCGGCATGGGGAGTGCTTTGCCTGTCGTCATCGTGATCGTGACGCAGGTGCCCGAGGACGGATCGACCTCATTCCGAAAAGAGCGCTCGATCCGTTCTGCTGATCGAACTCCGGTGGCCGTCGGTGAACGGGTGAGATGTGTTTCTTGCTCGAATTCGTCGACGGTCACCGGGGTGCATGCAAGGAAATCGATCGGCCGTGCGGCGACGGTAATGATTTGACGTTGGGTCTCGAACATTCCCTCTTCTGATCTGCACCTGTATTTGCCTGAAAAGTCGCGGGCATTTCCAATTTTACTAGCCGAATTCCGCGTCCAAAGCGAGGCGCCCCAGCTTGGCGTATTCCTGGCGGATGGCGTTGAGGAGGTGGTTCATGGTGACCTCGCCGCCGGCTTCGGCGGCGAGGTAGGCGGCGGTGACGGCGCAGGATCGGATGGAGCCGCCCGCGAGTTCGAAGCGCTCGGCGCAGCGGTCCAGGTCGAGGTCGTCGGCTCGGGGGACGGCGTCGCCGAGGGTGCGGTCCCACAGGGCTCGGCGTTGGTCCGGTTCGGGCATGGGGAAGTCGGCGATGACGTCGAGGCGGCGGGTGAAGGCCTCGTCGAGGTTCGCGCGGAGGTTCGTGGTGAGCACCGCGATGCCGTCGAAGGACTCCATGCGCTGCAGCAGGTAGGCCGATTCGACGTTGGCGTAGCGGTCGTGGGCGTCTTTGACCTGGGAGCGCTTGCCGAAGATCGCGTCGGCCTCGTCGAACAGCAGCACGCCGTTCACGCCGGCGGCTTCGGTGAAGATGCGCTCCAGGTTCTTCTCCGTCTCGCCCACGTACTTGTCGACCACGGTGGACAGGTCGACCACGTAGAGCTCCATGCCCAGGTCGGCGGCGACGACCTCCGCGGACATGGTCTTGCCGGTGCCGGACTCCCCGGCGAACAGGGCCACCACACCGCGACCGCGACCGCCGCCGGGGCGCATCCGCCAGTCGCCGAGCACCCGATCGCGGTGGCGGGCGCGCACCGACAGCTCCGCCAGCGCACGCCGCGTCTGCTCGGGCAGCACCAGGTCGTCCCAGTTCACGCCGGGGGTGATGCGGCGGGCGAGGCGGGCCAGGCCGGCGCCGTTCTGCGCTCGCACGCCGGAGCGGAGGTGTTCGGGGGTGAGCGGGTGGCCTTCCAAGCGGGCGAGCCTCGTCGCCACCGAGGCGGCCCGGCGCACCTGGTCCGCGTCGAGGCGGTACGCGCTCAACGCCTCCGCGTCGACCTCGTCGGACGCGCCCGCCTCCGCGAGCGCCCGGTGCCACTGCGCGGCGCGCGCGGTGCGGTCCGGTTCCGGCAGCGCGATCGTGAGCGGAGCCTGCCGCGCCCACGCCGGGTCCCAGCCGCCGGAACCGTGCAGCAGCAGCGGAATCCGCTCCGCCGCGTCGAGCAGCCGCCGCAGGGTGCGCGTCGATTCGGGGCCCGCCAAGGCTTCCACCGGCCCGAGCACCAGGCCGGACCTGCTCAGCCGCGCCTCCCGCACCAGTTCCGCCACCGGTGGTTCCGCTTCGGCGGCCAGCGCCGCCGCGTCCACGACGAGCGCGGCGCGACCGCTCACCGCGAGCGCGTCCACCGCGTGCTGCTCGGCGCCCGACGAGCCGCGCAGGTGCACCGGGCCGATGCCCGCGTCGAGGCCGGTGGCCAGGCGTTTCACCAGCTCCGCCGGTTCGGTGACCGGCTCGTCGACCGCCCGCGCCAGCCCGCGCACCGCCGGATCCAGCGCGTCGCCGCCGATCAGGTGCGCGACCACCCGGTCCGGCACCCGCACCGTTCGGGTCAGCAGCGGCCGGTCGGGTTCCTGCACCTCCAGCAGCCCGCCCGCGATCAGCGGCCCGCCGGGGGCGAAGCGGAACCGGTCCGCGCCCGCCGTGGGCATCCCGCACAGCTCCAGCACCATGCCCGCCGTCGCGCGCCGCCGCGTCACGTCGTCGTTGAGGTAGCCGTAGAGCCGCTCGAACCGGGCGTCGAGCTCGGGGGCGAGCGCGATCAGCAGGAACTCCACTTCCCAGGCGTCCAAGCCGAAATCCGCCGCGAGCCGCGCCAGCCGGGACTCCGGCTCCGCGACCTCGACGGGCTCGGCCGACCACGCCGCCGACGGGGTCTCCAGGGCCTGCCGCACCAGTTCCTCGGTCAGGTACAGGCCGCGGTACGGATCGTCGCGGCCCGGATCGTCGCGGGCGTCCAGCGCCACCCGGACCCGCTGCTCCACGGCCCGCAACCGGTCCCACAGCTCGCCGCTCACAACGGCCCCCGCATGCGCCGCCTGCCGCCCGGCCGGGGCCGGTGCGAGGAGAAGTCGTCGCCTTCGGCGCCGGTGTCCTCGTAGCGCAGGTGGCGCCGCTCGTCGACTTCGCCCTCCGACACCGCGGCGCGCGTGCCGAGGGAGACGCCTTCGGTCACCGGCGGGCCCACGAGCCGCAGGTCCCCGGCCAGCGGTGCGGTCACCCGCAGCGTGATCGAGGGCTTGAGCTCCCCGCCCAGGGCCGACCACACGTCGGTGGGCGAACGGCCTTCGGCGAGCTCCCCGCCGGTCTCCAACGACACCGACAATCCCAGCTCCGC
This window of the Saccharopolyspora gloriosae genome carries:
- a CDS encoding TetR/AcrR family transcriptional regulator, which gives rise to MAGKKQFDVDLVLDAAMVQFWRAGYAATSLDDLSRATGLNRSSIYSSLGDKDSLYLRCLDRYATRYGDRYDQALSSAPDEPLRAIRDFFGVTLERIADPDLPDGCLVAQTAMAIPVLSPDIAARAIEALSFQRARLRAALAAAKLADADDFAVHIAAVNQSVAVMSRAGTSPEQLRAVIEISMSALSQALRARS
- a CDS encoding AAA family ATPase, coding for MSGELWDRLRAVEQRVRVALDARDDPGRDDPYRGLYLTEELVRQALETPSAAWSAEPVEVAEPESRLARLAADFGLDAWEVEFLLIALAPELDARFERLYGYLNDDVTRRRATAGMVLELCGMPTAGADRFRFAPGGPLIAGGLLEVQEPDRPLLTRTVRVPDRVVAHLIGGDALDPAVRGLARAVDEPVTEPAELVKRLATGLDAGIGPVHLRGSSGAEQHAVDALAVSGRAALVVDAAALAAEAEPPVAELVREARLSRSGLVLGPVEALAGPESTRTLRRLLDAAERIPLLLHGSGGWDPAWARQAPLTIALPEPDRTARAAQWHRALAEAGASDEVDAEALSAYRLDADQVRRAASVATRLARLEGHPLTPEHLRSGVRAQNGAGLARLARRITPGVNWDDLVLPEQTRRALAELSVRARHRDRVLGDWRMRPGGGRGRGVVALFAGESGTGKTMSAEVVAADLGMELYVVDLSTVVDKYVGETEKNLERIFTEAAGVNGVLLFDEADAIFGKRSQVKDAHDRYANVESAYLLQRMESFDGIAVLTTNLRANLDEAFTRRLDVIADFPMPEPDQRRALWDRTLGDAVPRADDLDLDRCAERFELAGGSIRSCAVTAAYLAAEAGGEVTMNHLLNAIRQEYAKLGRLALDAEFG